Proteins from a genomic interval of Clostridium cochlearium:
- a CDS encoding Zn-dependent hydrolase — MLSCNKERLENKILTFSKFGATGNGGITRLSLSEPALQARKEFCKRMEALGATIVTDDMGNIYATIEGTENLPHIAMGSHCDSVVQGGNYDGILGVLTAMEAAETIVTEKIPHRHPITVMIWTNEEGARFDPAMMSSGVITGKFNKSKMLASKDNKGVTFGEALDASGYKGDEKNRLNPKDYMALVELHIEQGPVLESKKMDIGVVEGVVGMVNYEFEFIGQAGHAGTVPQKMRQDALLAASEAIQYLHRELDKLDSKLVYTTGRIICSPNVHTIIPDNVKFTLDARHQDPAVVQQVVEVIKNIPKELAKCKVNYKELWSRKTVSFNDELVNLVEKNANSYGYSNMRIYSGPGHDAQFAADILPTTMIFVPSIGGHSHCEIEKTPLENCLKGANVLLQTILDIDKK, encoded by the coding sequence ATGTTAAGCTGTAATAAGGAAAGATTAGAAAATAAGATTCTTACTTTCAGCAAATTTGGTGCTACTGGGAATGGTGGAATAACAAGATTATCCTTATCAGAACCAGCTCTCCAAGCAAGAAAAGAATTCTGTAAAAGAATGGAGGCACTAGGTGCAACTATTGTAACAGATGATATGGGAAATATATATGCAACTATTGAGGGAACAGAAAATCTTCCTCATATTGCAATGGGATCACATTGTGATTCAGTAGTACAAGGTGGAAATTATGATGGTATTTTAGGTGTACTTACTGCCATGGAAGCAGCTGAAACCATTGTTACAGAAAAAATTCCACATCGTCATCCAATTACAGTTATGATTTGGACTAATGAAGAAGGAGCTCGTTTCGACCCTGCTATGATGTCATCAGGCGTTATTACTGGTAAATTTAATAAATCCAAAATGTTAGCTTCCAAGGATAATAAAGGAGTAACATTTGGTGAAGCTCTAGATGCAAGTGGATACAAAGGTGATGAAAAAAATAGACTTAATCCTAAAGATTATATGGCTCTTGTAGAACTTCACATTGAACAAGGTCCAGTATTAGAATCTAAAAAAATGGATATAGGCGTTGTAGAAGGCGTTGTTGGAATGGTTAATTACGAATTTGAATTTATAGGTCAAGCTGGTCATGCCGGAACAGTTCCTCAAAAAATGAGACAAGATGCTCTTTTAGCAGCTTCCGAAGCTATTCAATATCTTCATAGAGAACTTGATAAACTTGATAGTAAATTGGTGTACACTACTGGTAGAATTATTTGTTCACCTAATGTACATACAATTATACCGGATAATGTTAAATTTACTTTAGATGCAAGACATCAAGATCCGGCAGTAGTACAACAGGTTGTTGAAGTTATAAAAAATATCCCTAAAGAACTGGCAAAGTGTAAAGTTAATTATAAAGAATTATGGTCTCGTAAGACTGTTAGCTTCAATGATGAATTAGTTAACTTAGTTGAAAAAAATGCTAACAGCTATGGATACTCTAATATGAGAATATATAGCGGTCCTGGACATGATGCTCAGTTTGCAGCTGATATATTACCTACAACTATGATATTTGTTCCAAGTATTGGAGGACATAGTCATTGTGAAATAGAAAAAACACCTCTTGAGAACTGCTTAAAAGGCGCTAATGTATTACTACAAACCATCTTGGATATAGATAAAAAATAA
- the hcp gene encoding hydroxylamine reductase, with protein sequence MENSMFCYQCEQTIGGKGCTKAGNCGKSSEVAALQDLLIYELKGIGFYGEKLLEKGIKIDDETDKFVMDATFATLTNVNFDPDRFVDYLKKAQEIKDCFKKQLGDCKCEVPEIVKYKIPSTKDEMLKDAEKAGIMYDETLDADIRSLREMLIYGMKGMGAYAHHAHVLGYKDEVVSKFFYKGFAAVVDDNLSVEDLFNLNMEFGQVNLKCMELLDKANTESYGNPVPTEVCITNKKGPFIIVSGHDLKDLKELLEQTEGKGINIYTHGEMLPAHGYPELKKYSHLVGNFGGAWQDQQKEFDGIPGCILMTTNCLQKPRDSYKDRIFTTSIVGWPDISHIREVNGKKDFSLIINKALQLGGFKEDEPEKKITVGFGHNAVLSNADKIIEAVKNGDIKHFFLIGGCDGARPGRNYYTEIAERTPKDTIILTLACGKYRFNKLELGNIGDFPRVLDVGQCNDSYSAIKIALALADAFKCEVNDLPLSMILSWYEQKAVCILITLLSLGIKDIRLGPTLPAFITPNILQVLIDKFGIKPISTPDEDLKIILGE encoded by the coding sequence ATGGAAAATTCTATGTTTTGTTATCAATGCGAACAAACAATAGGAGGAAAAGGTTGTACAAAGGCAGGAAATTGTGGAAAGAGTAGTGAAGTTGCAGCATTACAAGATTTACTCATATACGAATTAAAGGGAATAGGATTTTATGGAGAAAAATTATTAGAAAAAGGCATTAAAATAGATGATGAAACTGATAAATTTGTTATGGATGCTACATTTGCAACTCTTACAAATGTAAACTTTGATCCTGATAGATTTGTTGATTATTTAAAAAAGGCACAGGAAATAAAGGATTGCTTTAAAAAACAGTTAGGTGATTGTAAATGCGAGGTGCCAGAAATAGTTAAATATAAGATTCCAAGCACCAAGGATGAGATGCTTAAAGATGCAGAAAAAGCAGGTATAATGTATGATGAAACTTTAGATGCAGATATTCGTTCATTAAGAGAAATGCTTATATATGGAATGAAAGGTATGGGGGCCTATGCTCATCATGCTCATGTTTTAGGATATAAAGATGAAGTTGTAAGTAAATTTTTTTATAAAGGCTTTGCAGCAGTAGTAGATGATAATTTATCTGTAGAAGATTTATTTAATTTAAATATGGAATTTGGTCAAGTAAATTTAAAATGTATGGAACTTCTCGATAAGGCAAACACGGAATCTTATGGAAACCCAGTACCTACGGAAGTATGTATAACAAATAAAAAAGGACCATTTATAATTGTTTCAGGACATGATTTAAAGGATTTAAAAGAACTCCTTGAACAAACAGAAGGTAAAGGGATAAATATATATACTCATGGTGAAATGCTTCCTGCTCATGGTTATCCAGAATTAAAAAAGTATTCTCATTTAGTAGGTAACTTTGGTGGAGCATGGCAAGACCAGCAAAAAGAATTTGACGGCATACCAGGCTGTATACTTATGACTACAAATTGTTTACAAAAACCAAGAGATTCTTATAAAGATAGAATATTTACTACAAGTATAGTTGGATGGCCAGATATTTCTCATATTAGAGAAGTAAATGGTAAAAAAGATTTTAGTTTAATAATAAATAAGGCTTTACAACTTGGGGGATTTAAAGAAGATGAACCTGAAAAGAAAATAACAGTAGGATTTGGTCATAATGCAGTATTAAGTAATGCTGATAAAATTATAGAAGCAGTAAAGAATGGAGATATAAAGCATTTCTTTTTAATTGGAGGATGCGATGGTGCAAGGCCAGGTAGAAATTACTATACTGAAATTGCAGAAAGAACTCCAAAAGATACAATAATACTTACACTTGCATGTGGTAAGTACAGATTTAATAAACTAGAATTAGGTAATATAGGAGATTTTCCAAGGGTTCTTGATGTAGGGCAGTGTAATGACTCATATAGTGCAATAAAAATTGCTCTTGCCCTTGCAGATGCTTTTAAATGTGAAGTTAATGATTTGCCACTTTCAATGATTTTATCATGGTATGAGCAAAAGGCTGTATGTATTCTTATTACATTGTTATCACTTGGAATAAAGGATATTCGTCTTGGGCCAACACTACCAGCATTCATAACACCAAATATTTTACAAGTATTAATTGATAAGTTTGGTATTAAACCAATATCAACTCCAGATGAAGATTTAAAGATAATACTGGGAGAATAA
- a CDS encoding arginase family protein, which produces MGNKISILDFDNTYSIQTFYQHTDYEWVNLLDIKSASRYCEKKSLININRRLKKRKNRGITFIGNGNYHYVTYLLMREIKSPFTLVLFDNHTDMLKTFFDTLISCGSWVLKGLDELPMLKKVVILGARQDLVNVIPTCYNNIVSAFSKEKIGQGIEFNKYIKSEILTENVYISIDKDVLSESEAVTNWDQGNMKLSQLYNFIKCIFINKNICGIDACGEYHYSPTESFCRESVKAMEKNNKANLAILNMISKFNISIL; this is translated from the coding sequence ATGGGGAATAAAATAAGTATATTAGACTTTGACAACACATATAGTATCCAAACATTTTATCAGCATACTGATTATGAATGGGTTAATCTTTTAGATATTAAAAGTGCAAGCAGGTATTGTGAAAAAAAGTCATTAATTAATATTAATAGAAGATTAAAAAAAAGAAAAAATAGAGGAATAACGTTTATCGGAAATGGTAACTATCATTATGTAACATATCTACTTATGAGAGAGATAAAATCTCCATTTACATTAGTATTATTTGATAACCATACAGATATGTTAAAAACATTTTTTGATACATTAATAAGTTGTGGTTCTTGGGTATTAAAGGGTTTAGATGAATTACCTATGTTAAAAAAAGTTGTGATTTTGGGGGCACGGCAGGATTTAGTTAATGTCATTCCTACTTGTTATAATAATATTGTTTCAGCCTTTTCAAAAGAGAAAATAGGACAAGGTATTGAATTTAATAAATATATAAAATCAGAAATTTTAACTGAAAATGTTTATATAAGTATAGACAAAGATGTCCTTAGTGAATCTGAAGCAGTAACAAATTGGGATCAAGGGAATATGAAACTTTCACAATTATATAATTTCATAAAATGTATTTTTATTAATAAAAATATTTGTGGTATAGATGCTTGTGGAGAATATCATTATAGTCCAACAGAAAGTTTTTGTCGTGAAAGTGTAAAAGCAATGGAAAAAAACAATAAGGCTAATTTAGCAATTTTAAATATGATAAGCAAGTTTAATATTTCTATATTGTAA
- a CDS encoding vWA domain-containing protein → MKLEREQMRQFWKRLIGDAKREVSVKRGEQIKGKLDVDSFINSYPDFIEAEKKGNYKNIRIFNKYLLETQTDVLPKRIEISFVIDNSGSMNASKIEAARKALAVTLLSIDDFNRYLKSNLEQLNQKVEVLSETWFFGNKYYNVKEFNDKDVKEKEKSDIIRSIVKLDATDGATDDASCLREISNRITSIQERELKKGELVKIVFEITDGASSFPGSAKEAVQELLSKHVEIYAFQIGKNRKTNEKIFNFVWNEGYKQPHGVIIGEQVEKLPKELLKAVGKNMQSIFNN, encoded by the coding sequence ATGAAATTAGAAAGAGAACAAATGCGACAATTTTGGAAAAGGTTGATAGGAGATGCAAAAAGAGAAGTAAGTGTAAAAAGGGGTGAACAAATAAAGGGAAAATTAGATGTGGATAGTTTTATTAATTCTTATCCAGATTTTATAGAAGCTGAAAAAAAAGGAAACTATAAAAATATCAGAATCTTTAATAAATATTTACTAGAGACTCAAACAGATGTATTGCCTAAAAGAATAGAAATTTCCTTTGTCATAGACAATTCAGGATCAATGAACGCATCAAAAATTGAAGCAGCAAGAAAAGCTTTGGCAGTGACCTTGTTATCAATTGATGATTTTAATAGATATTTGAAAAGCAACCTAGAACAATTAAATCAAAAAGTTGAAGTTTTAAGTGAAACTTGGTTTTTTGGAAATAAGTATTATAATGTTAAAGAATTTAACGATAAAGATGTAAAAGAAAAAGAAAAAAGCGATATAATTCGTTCAATTGTAAAGCTAGATGCAACAGATGGAGCAACTGACGATGCAAGTTGTCTTAGGGAAATATCCAATAGAATTACGTCCATACAGGAAAGAGAACTTAAAAAAGGAGAACTAGTAAAGATAGTTTTTGAAATTACAGACGGTGCATCTAGTTTTCCAGGATCAGCAAAAGAAGCTGTACAAGAATTATTATCTAAACATGTTGAAATATATGCATTTCAAATAGGAAAAAATAGAAAAACAAATGAAAAAATTTTTAATTTCGTATGGAATGAAGGATATAAGCAACCACACGGAGTAATAATTGGTGAACAAGTAGAAAAATTGCCAAAAGAATTGCTAAAAGCAGTAGGAAAAAATATGCAGTCTATTTTTAATAATTAG